One Rissa tridactyla isolate bRisTri1 unplaced genomic scaffold, bRisTri1.patW.cur.20221130 scaffold_33, whole genome shotgun sequence genomic window, atcttaaaggtctcttccaaccaaaatgattatatgattctattataTGACATGCTGCAGAATGGGACTTTCAGGAGCATCCTGAAATCCAGCCAAGGCAGGGGCAGAGTCCTGCACATTGGGGTGCAGTAAACCCAAAAGCCCCGTGCAAAGCGTCAGCTAGGGGCCAAGTGATCAgagaacagctttgcagaagaggccACAGGGCTCTTGGTGAGGAAGCTGAAGAGGAGtcagctgtgtgtgctggtggcaAAGGCTCCCATCCCAAAGGGGACTGAAGCAATCGAGATCTGTGGGAATCCAGACCCCAAGCCCACTCCTGTCCCTGGGCTCTGGAGGAAGGCTGAATCAGGGCTTTCCAGTGGAGAAATATGGCTGAGAAGGAAAGCCTGATCCTTCAAGGTGAAGAAGCTAGGATCAGGCTGTCCCTATTTCCCTACcagaaaggtgaagagaaaagaacaaaggtacagctggagccagaggagtgcagctggggcaggggcttgtTGACCCCTCAGGGAACAGAGGAGGGAATGATATGCCCTCATGCTTGTCTGGATGATACTCGGATGTCGGCCCAAATTTGGTCTTCTACTTTCTCAGTAAAGGAGAACTGTCATTTAAGAAGTTCACACAAATAAGGTCACCAAACCATTTATCATGAAGGGAAAGGCCAACCCATTGCATTTTTCACAGTCTGTCCTCTACAAGAGTATTTATTTATGAGAACTCTCCTCTTTCATCCCTGCGCTAGTTTCAAGTAGGCGCAGTGGCACACACTTCTGGAGGTGCGCCCAGTATTCAGCACTTGCCCTTGTGAAAGACTTGCAAGTGGTTTGTTCCTACTGTCACCCTCACGCCAGGAGTTCTGGGTGCAGGCCTTTGCTTTCCTGAGCACCTTCCAGAGGGCCTCCCTGACCTCCCTGTTCCTCAAACTGGAGATGAGGGCGTTAATCAGGGGTGTGAGGACAGTGTAGAAAAAGGAGAATACTTTGTTGAGTTGCCTCGGTGGAGTTGTCCTGGGCAGCATATAGACAATGATAAGAGTGCCATAGAAGAGAGTGACGACAGTAAGGTGAGAGGAACAGGTGGAGAAGGCTTTTTGCCTGCCCTGATGGGACGGGATCCTCAGGATGGCAGCTATGATAAACACATAGGAGGccagtgtgaacagaaaagggaatacTGCATCCAAGAAGACAAAGATTAAAGCGGCCCCTGTAAGCACGTTggtgtcactgcaggagagctccatcaACGGAGTAAAATCACAGAAGTGGTCAATTGCCTTGGGGCTGTAGAACTTCAACTGAAATAAGAGGAAGATGAGTACTGCAAATAGCAGCAATCCCCCCAGCCAAGACGCAGCTGCCAACTGGAGACTCACCTTCCAGGTCATGTGGCTTGCATAGAGTAAGGGCTGGCAGATGGCCAAGTACCGATTATAGGGCATGGCTGCCAGCAGGTAACACTCAGTaccagcagaagtggaaaaaaagtagaactgaGCCATACAGCCATGAGCAGAGATGGTCTTGTCCCCAGTCAGGAAGCTGGCCAGCAGCCGGGACAAGATGGTAGAGCTGTAGCAGATCTCCAAGGAGGACAGATTGtccaggaagaagtacatgggggtgcgCAGATGCTGATCTGCCATCACCAGCACAACAATGAGGATGTTCCCAAAGACAGTCACAGTGTAGATGACAAGTGAAAGGATGAAGGGCAGTGTCTGGAGAGAGGGATCATCACTcattcccagcagcaggaacTCCACTGGTGGTGTCCCATTGACCCATTGCCCTCCATCCATGCTgtggtgtttctcttttatttctgcagttcccAAGAAGAGGAGCACCAAGAAGGaatgtgtatttctgtctttacttttaaaaagatttttttaaagaaatctcttcaCATTGACTCTGTGGACTCTGTGCCTAGAGACAGCAGCGAAACTGTTTCTTCCAGAGACCTCCTCATACCAAGGAGTTGAGCTGCCCTGTAGAGCTGCATGTTTCTCactacagaacaaaaccaaaacgtgCACTTGGTCTCTCAGAGAGAGCTTTCCTTCGTGTGCCCAAATTTGCTCCCAGGAAGACCCAGTTTAGGTATCAAGGACAGAGGTCCTTCTGCTCTCAGGAGAGAGAAAGGTATTGGATATAACACACTCCTTTCACTCTGAAAGTCCTTTGTGTGAACTATGCGACACCAGAGACCCTTCTCCCTCCGAAGAAGAGGATGGACGCTGCACAAAGCAAGTGGTCCCAGCACTTCATGTAGGAGTCCCCCCAAAGCCACTTACTTCCCACACTGACCCAGAACAATCACTTCCACTGGCAAACTGAGTCTGGAATTCCTGCCTTGGAGAAACAGCAGGGTGGGGCTGTCGATGCTGTGGGACTCTCTGAGAGGATGCCTAAAATCACTTTGTGTATCAAACCATGGAGGAAAAACTGGTACAGAAGTTGAAAAACTAAACAGGAGGAAAACCATAACTGAGAGAATCGGGAAACAGGAGAGACtgtgcaggaaggaagggaaagggacagggaggaTCATTTCAGTCATGTCTTTCCCTCTTCGTTGGTGGTTCCTGagggctttggggctgcctccctaCACATCCCAGACCAGTAGCAGGACCTCATGAGGTCATCCCAGCCATCTGTGCTCACAGGGCTCACTGCCCAGCATTGCTGGGCACTGgcaagggtgtccccagggtgcctgggGGTGAGGTGGCACAAGAGCAGGGTCGGGGGCGTGTAAAAGTGCACAGAACATGCCTGAGAGTGCAGCCAGGGGAAGTCCATGCCTGAGAAACATCCTTCTGCTCAGCACTCCCTGGAAGAGGGATCCCTTGAAATCCCATCTCCTGGTCTGGATGAATTGCTTCTGCAGGTGATGATGACAGACACCATTAGGAGAGGTTACTAGAGTCACTGCAGAGTCACTAATGTCTCCAGCCCTCCTCACAGACTAGAAGTGAGAAACATGACCACTGTAGATCAAAACCTACATGATCATCATACAAtcagagaaaaagtaaaaaaaaaacagaaacaaagcagcaatttgCGTGGCAAAATGAAGGTCACAGGCAGTCTGGCTGAAAACACCCTGCCCAGACACGTCTTCCATCCCAGCCAAGGCAGTGAGTGCCCAGGGATGGTCAAACACACCCCAGCCCAGCTGTaacccagcaccaccagctcctCCCAAGCTTCTCTGGTCCATGGTGCCTGGACTCAGggtctctgggggaaggagggggctggggttggAAGACATGCAGGAAAGGACAGGACCCTGTTCTCCCCTTacaagtttcttcttttgaaagatcCAGCAGTTTCATCAACAACACCCAGACTTTACTTAGAatctaagaatcatagaatcatagaatgattccaCCCTTCCAccctcagcatcttcagcacCTACCTCAGCATGAAGGGGTGAATTCTGTGCTGACAGTGGCTGGAAATGAGGACTGAGGTCAGGGTctcactctctgctttttctccaccatGCTGTTCCTTTCCCTGGGCTCTCTGCAAACCAGAGTGTCTCAGCCCTGTCAAAACCCTGTCTCTGCCCTTGCTgtcttcccccagcagctcctgcagtgacttttcagcagcacccaaatgctcCTGTTCTCCAGTGTGTCCTGGGGTTTAGAGCAGTGTTCAGTCTCccacatgttttttttctctgtgtctcagctCTCCCTAAGGATTACTCTTAATAAACATCTCAAGAAAGGGCTGAGCTCCCCTAAAACCTCTAGGGTAGACTTGAAACCTgctctttcaaaaagggaaagtgagGCAGAGCAGTGAGCACGGGCATGTCTGAACTTGGTTATCGGGAACACAAGACACGATGGGATCCCAGAAATGGTATTCAGCCCCTCTCCTCACAGATGACTGCGCTGTCATTGACTTTTAGACTAATACAGCCCTGGTGGCCTGAGCTGGTCCCTCCAGCTTGTTCCAGTGGCCAgtagggaggaagaggcagagccagagccaggagcatttTCTCCAGCCACAGAGACTTGCCCTGTTGGATGGGTTGAGTCCTCCTCAGGTGACAGGCTCTGTTCCCTGTTGGAAGAGGGCCTCCGAACCTCTCCCTGAGGCACAAGGGCCTGGAGCGTGATAGGATGAAGGGATGTTATGTTCTCTGAGGTGCTGACTGGAGAACAAGGATCATGTCTCGTCACCCCCAGGCCATGTTCCTCTTCATGCAGCCCTCAGTGCTGTGTGCACTCCTCGCTGCTTGAGCACACAAATGGCTAACAGCCACCTTGCTGTGCACCACAGCACCAAgggcctttccacagagctgctcccagtcCTGCTGATGTCAGGGCCCCAAGGGCAATAACAGGACCTGGGACCTGCCTTGTCCCTGTGGACCTGCCTGTTGAGTACTGGCCTCTCTCTGACCCTCATTACCCTCATTGAATCTAATCCTGATTTGCTCATCTGTGCTCCTGTCTTGATCTTGATCCTGCCGCATCACCACAAAGCCATCTGATGATCTGGACTCCCAGTTGACCCAGGCCGCCATCTCCAGGCCTGCCCCAGTCCTCTTGCTAGGTAGATCCCTGCCCTGGTGGCTGTGCTCCTGTGCTGGGTTCACAGTTCTCCATCCCTTAGAAGCTGGACCTCTCTGCTCCCCAAACATGGTATGACATATTTTCACTTAAGGATATTTCTggaactgagatttcttttttcaacctCTCAGCACAGGGAATAACTGAACATGGGAAATGAGGTCCTCTCACCCCAAGCTGTTGGACACTTTCCATTAAggaagaagcatgaaaaaaatccctgaaaggGCCTCCTTTACTCAGCTGGTGCCCCATAGAGTCCAGACTGCAAAGGGCCCTGAGGCAGACGCCTTTGTCCCACCTGGGGGCAGTGGGTTGTGTGggcccagggccagccccataGAGAGGTCCCATAGAGAGGCCAATCCACACTCAGACACTTGCTTTTCAGCTCAGGTTTTCCCCTTGCCCTTTCCCTCTTGCAGGTACGGTCCCACCTGGTCTCATTCCTCACTGACTTGGCCCTGATCCCAACCTCCTGACTTGCCTTTCACAACCCACCTCAAACCTGTCCCATTATGACTGACCTACTGAGTACTGACTGGGCTCTCGGCTGACCCCTGCAGCCATCACCACAACTGGTCTGTACTTCTTGGTCCAGTGCTGTCCATCACCAGACCTTGTCCCCTCATTTGACTCACCAGAAGGAGGACAGATGTCCAGGCATCCTACCAGTtgcccttccaacctagaggaaATGTCAACCTTCCAGCCTCCTGGGCATGGCTGGAGAGAGGAGCCTGAAGTGCaggaacagccttccagtacctaaatgaagcctacaggaaagatggggagggactctttatccgggaatggagcgataggacgaagggtaacagtttcaaactgaaagaagggagacttagattaggaagaaattctttgctgtgagggtggtaagcccctagcccaggttgcccagagaagctgtggctgccccatccctggaggtgttcaaggccaggtgggacggggctctgagcaacctggtctagtgggaggcgtccctgcccagggcaggggggtggaactagatgatctttaaggccccttctaacccgaaccattctatgattctgtgaacaggaGGGATTGAGTTCACTCAACTTTATGGTCAGAGGTGTACCCGTGCTTCTGTATTCTCCAGGTAATATAAGGCTCTCACAAGACTTTCCTGGAAACTCTTGAAAACATGTCCACTTGTGGCTCCCTGTATGCTTGCTCCCTGGACTGCAAGGAGAAGATACCCTGTCTAGAGGGAAGAACAACTTTCCCTTGAATTACAGGTTCACCCTCAGTGAGCAAGAGATTTTAGTCTCTGTCCATCTTGTCTCTCTGAATGCATCACCATGACTTCCAAGGAGCCTGACGGTTCCAACAGATGAGAAGAGCAGCCCAAGAGGGCAGGATGGTGGAACAGTGGCTCTGAGCAGCCCCAGTAAGCACAGAAGGCAGCACATCCACAGTCATGGCCACCAGCCAGAtttgcaaggaaagcaaaagctttgtggtttaaccccagccatcaTCTAAGCACTACACATCCGCTCGCTCACACGCACCTCAGTGGCATGGGGGAGAGAGTCCaaagagtgaaaatgagaaaacttatggattgagataaagatagttcaataggtaaaacaaaagccacacatgcaagcaaagcaaaccaagaaattcattcactacttcccattggcaggcaggtgttcagccatcttcaagaaagcagagctccatcacatgcaatggttacttgggaagacaaatgccgttaACTCCATACACCCCCGCTTCCTTCTCCTTACCCCAGCTTTATaggctgagcatgacatcacatggcatggaatatctctttgatCAGTAGGGGTAGgctggtcagctgtcccagctgtgtcctgtcctgtcttcttgtgcactcccaggctcctcgctggcagggcagtataagaagctgaaaagtccttgactctcTGTAAGCAGTGCTCAGCTTACACATgagtgaaaacatccctgtattatcaacaccgttttcagcacaaatacaaaacatagccccataatAGCTACTGTCAAGAAAATTAagtctatcccagccaaaaccagcccactAAGGCACTCGAGCATGGTTGACACCTCCATGGGGATCCTTCCAccaaagctgaggagaagagGTGCTTCTTCTGTAACTATCTTTGCAAAGATGATCCTCAGCACCTCAAGTTGCTTTTCTTGGGTTCGCCCATCGTCCTATCTTGGATTTGGACTGAGGATTTGGCCTGAACGAGTGACTTCCAAACCTCCTACAATACCAAGACAAACAATGGCTCATAAATGAGTTCCCGCTGGAATggggcctctggagatcctctGTCCCAGCACACTGTTGTAAGCATGAACAGAGATTTGGTTGTCCAGGTCCCTGCCAGGCTTAGCCTTGAGCATTTCCAGCAGGAGGTGAGGATTCATTGTGATCCCAGTAACAAAGGCACCCAGACTCTGTTAGGTGTCATTCACAATCCTATTTCTCAGAGCTATCAGAAGAATAAGAGAACACAGATAATCTTACATCCCTTCAGGTGCTGGGAACCTGGAGTGGTGCAGTATCAAACATGACTCCAACTCACGTGCAGCACGCTGAGCAGACACTGTCCACAGAAGAGAGTGTCTCTCTTTGAGTCATTCAAGCTATTATAGagctttcttacaagaaaacaactctatttgtCATTTCTATTGTGGTGGACTGACTGGTTTGcccccaggtgcccaccaagccaccctatcgctctccctcctccacaggacaggaggagaaaatatgacaaaaagctcCTCAGTTAagttaaggacagggagatcactcaccaattaccctCATGGGCTGAAAaaacttgacttggggaaattaatttaatgtcttgctaattaaacagagcaggataatgagaaataagaacaaatctaaaaacactttccccctatccctcccttcttcccaggctcaacttcactcctgacttctctacctccttcccagtgcagggggatggggaatggggttgCCATCAGTTTATGACACTtcatctgctgctccttcctttatAACacaatctctgctgctccttcctcctcacactcttcccctgctccagcgtggggtcccacccatgggagacagtccttcatgactttctccaatgtgggtccttcccacaggctgcatttcttcatgaactgctccagcgtgggtcccccatggggtcacaagacCTACCAGGAGCCTACTCCAGCGTgggttctccacagactgcagcttccttcagggcacatccacctgcttcGATGTGGGGTCCTCCTAAATATAGGGGGTGTGAATAAAAGTAGGTGCGGGAAACAGGTTTTTGAAGTGACACTACAGTCAAAGGGGAGGTAGCCAGTGCGGATGCTGGAGACTGGCAGGAATTTGACCTCAGTGTGCgtttctgctttcactggaagTCTCTGAAATACCTCCAAGGCGCAGGGGCTGGTAGATCTGCCCCAATAAAACCTGAGCCCTCCAGGAACAGAGACATGACATTCCAGAAGACACGTCTGGAAACAATCAGAGAAATGTGGCTGTTCGGCTGCCTGTAAGAACCCTTCCGCCAGAACAGGAGCCTGGCATGGCTAAGTAAGGTGGAAAAGTTTGCCACGCAGACATCTCAGGGTGAGTGAGATCTGCTTGAGAATGTCCTAGACCAAAAATTGTGCAGAGGAATCATGTTCTAGTGCAGCCAGTGGCAGCCTGTATttggttgaccctggccagctgcCAGACACTAACCTAGCTGCTCTCTCACTATCCCTCCTcaaacaggacaagaaaataagatggaaaagatctTATGGATGGAGTTAAAAGGGAGATTACTTGCCAGTTATCATCATGGGCAAAATAGAATTGACttggtgaaaattaatttaatttgttgcccaCAGAAATAGAGTTGGGcggtgagaaacaaagagaaaactaaaacaccttgtccccacccctttcttttcccaagacaCAACCTCACtcttcattcctgactcctctacttcctccctgctgagcagcgcagtgggatggggaatggagggtttcagtcagtccataacagttcctctccgCCGCTTCTTCCTCCACATACTTTTCCCCTGGACCAGAGTGGGCTCTTCCCAAGCCACAGAGAataagaagagcaaaagtgacaaAACTTGTTAGCCAAGATAAAGAAACAGTGAACCACACATGGTGTCTTTGAGAAATAACCACGTAAATGTAAATATTCACTTTGAGTGACTTAGTCCAGGCCTTATAGTTAGGGAGGCTGAATCCCAAACCCTTACAAATATCTAACACCTACTGAAgggtctcccctcccagctgcccagccgTGGCCCCTACGTGATGAGCACCCTCTGCTCTTGGCTGTAGAAGCACGGCAGCAACATGGCTGTGGCCTGGGCTCCTGTGTATCAGTTGGCATCCTGCTCACCCCAGGATGATTTGGCTGGCTCTCTCCCTTGTGTTTTTACACCACCTGGACCTGTCGCTTCaccttttatgtttaaaaaaccaaaacaaacaactcagAGAATAAACCTGGCAATTCTGAGAGAAATGCTGTCAGGTGTAGACATTGTTTGATACCAAACAAATAATACCAAGAGAAAAGGCATTATTCTAAAAATCCCATGCAAGAAGCTAAATGTTGAAgttacagcatttatttatttatttattatttttaaggtaagAATGGCTGACAAGACTAAAAGTAGATAACTTTGGTTATCTAATGAAGAAGATGTACATTCCACCATTACTGTTATTAGCGATAGCAGCACTAACTCTAAAACCTCCCTGAgaactttttaatctttcctctgctgcacaggTCAGCCTGCTTAGGCCCGAAGTGGATGACCTCAACCCTTCCAATCGCCGTTGCTCCCAGCACTTTTTCCATAGGAGATAGAGGTGTAAAATAACCAATGACACTGCTGGGATGAAGTTCCTCAGCCAGGCCACAGGGAGGACAAGTCCTCTCCTGAAccctttgcagggctggcagcatctgggagccccacaggagaagggagcatgTGGAGGAGGTTCTGGGGCCCTGTAGAGCATTGTCATACCCATAGGGGTCCTCAAACATGATCCCTGACTTCAAAGATCCAGCCCAGCTTCTTGTTGTTTGAACAGGCAAAGAGACTGCCCCGGACgctccttccaaacccaagcccttaTATCAGCCATTTCCAGACCTGGCCATTGATCACAGAGCAGGTGAGGTCTGTTCTTTGAGATGTGATCAGCTTCATTCTCCTTCTGGGCTTCAGTGCCTGTATTAGGTGAATAGTCAATCCTGCCTGGTTCCTCTCCCAGTCCAGACCCTGGCAGACCCCAGAGCACGATAGAAGCAGTGCTGGCCACGGGCTGGGCACCGGGgggagctcttgtgctctgaaaaatgtccttCAAGAGCTGCCAGCGGCCGTTCGCTtcctttgtccctgagggcagtttcccagggggtcccatctgctgtcttaaaattcagggtcctgactctactcttcaccaagcccatatccctcaagactgtgaattccaccagggtttgatcactgcagtccaggctgccaccagtcttgaCATCTCTAGTTCATCTTTGTTGGTAAGCAACAGGTCCGGTAATGCTTCTGCTCTGATGGGACTGTCTGTCATCTAGATCAAGAAATTATCTTCAACTCTCTTCAAGACTGCTTatatcttctgtgctgcttttccagcagatgtcaggatgagtggagtcccccagcaggatcagagcctgcaAGTGTGATGCTTCCTGTAGTTGAAGAATGCTTCATCTACAGGTTTCTCCTAGTCAGGGgacctgtagtaaacaccaaccaCGAGGTTTCCTTTGTTATCTTGGTCCCTAGTTTTTACCCAGAAGCTCTCAACCTGTTCCTCGTTCTTTTCTCTGGCAGCTCTGGGCAGTCAATCCATTTTTTACAAAGAGGGTAATGCCCCCAACCCACCCTATCTTGACTGTCACTTCTGAATAATTTGCAATGCTCCAGTCGTGTGattcatcccaccatgtttcactGATTAGATTGTAGCTTTTTAGATGCACGGTGGCTTCCAGATTCTCCTGCTTGTTATCCGGGCTGTGTGCAGGGTGCCTACAGAGGCACTTCTGCTGGCCTATTGACGATGAcacctttttagaggaacacaccctaattcctttgaggcatttcacaggtgtttccctgttggttccAAATACACCAGCAgttcctggctcttctctgttgctcaaagccccaaccccttatccttcttgattttttcatttttcttgacattttcaaaacatttctgttatagTCAGgactgcatcattaaaaaaaagagcattttgcttcttgcagagACCTGTGCCCTAAAAACGCTCCCGTCCCAGCAGTGTGCATTCCACAACTCACTAAAGAGTGAGTCAGCCAGCTGGGTTCTTCACAGTATCTTTTACCTGTTACTGGGAAGCAGGGCGACCAACTTCAGTGAAACATCATTTTTGTGTGGCCAGATTTGCACACTCCCGTTGGCTTAATGATATGGGACTccatttttggtgaagaaagggaggagacaggtCTCCTCAAACACCAGATACCTCAGTGCAGATATCCATCTCTAATCAACTAGTCTAGACTTTGCTTTAATGGAGAGAAGGAAGTTGTCTCAAATGAGGTGTTTGGAAATACTTTAACTGGTGACCAGCTAATGCTTCAGAAGAGCTCCCATAGGTGCTGGGTCAGGTTTCCAAGCAGCATACTGATACTTCAGCTACCCCAGGGCATCTTGGACGCTAACAGCTGCTGGATGTAGGCAAAGGAATCAAACAAATGGTTTTGCTCCATCAGCTTCCAAGGGGCTGAGATaaggctgaccagcctgtcaTTCCACGGctgctccttcttgccctttttgaaaatgggtgcaatgtcTTGAACAGGGTCTTGATTTGAGAAGCACCTGCAGTAGGAGGAAGAGCCAAGTATCTGTCCAAGTAGGCTACTTGGATCTGGAACCTACTGGTCTCCAACTAAGCTCCAGACCCTGTTCAAGCCCCTACTCAGCTCTCGCCCCTGCTGGGGCTCCAGCTTGTCTCTGGCCCCTGTTTAGGCATCCACAGCACTACTGCACCTGCTCTAAATACAAGAGATAGAGCAGGTAATTGTCTCTGCATCTTCCTTGGGGAGCTATTACCTCCTTAGCTCCAGTTCCTGCTTTGATGGCCATTCAGAGCTGGCATCTGTTGTGGCATCCACTTGTCTCTGGacatttcaccagctttgctccaGCCCCTAAACTCTGGTAACAATCTTGAATGAGTACTGTCTGAGACAGATCAAAGACCAGTGGCTGACCAAATAGGGGCTGAAGGTTGTggcagccagagcagaggctggcacaGAGTTGGAGCCCAAGGACTACAGAGCTGAGTGCACAGCAAGGAGTGGCAGCAGCTTGTGGGAGCCCAAGGAGGGACTTCAGTTGAGTGGCATCATGAACCAGTAGAGATGTCGAAGCCCAAGAAGGGGCCAGAGCATGGGCTGGAGCTGAGTAAGAGCTTGAGCAGGGGCTGCATTTGAGTTGAAGGCTGAGCAGGGCCGATAGCCGAGTTGGTGTCTGAGCATGGGCCAGAGGAGAGTAAGAGCTTGAGGAGGGGCTGGAATTGAATTGGAGCCTGTCATACTTTAACTCTGGTAAGcagctaagcaccatgcagccacacactcactccctccccagtgggatgggggagagaactggaagggtgaAAGAGGCTCAGCTTTGGGCTCTGCTTGGCTCCTAACAGTGCTCCACTGACCCAAAGATCAGAGCTCCTTTCTTGACCCCAgaagccccctccccatcctgcccttgccttctcctctccactcctgggcccttttgtcctgtcacccTCATGCTCCCAGGCAGCCACTCACCTCGACCCCAGGCCCATGGGTAAGGGGAGGACAGACCCTTCCCTGTGGCCAAAGgggctcctggctccctctgccACTACTCACAGATGCATGCAGAGCACCCCAACATCCAGTGATGCCCCCGTGTTGGGGGCTTGCTCAGTTTTCACCCTCCTCCTTGGCGTTGAGGGCTTTATCTTCATGGTGGGTGCAGCCACGGACAATGGTGAGCGCTCCCAAAACCCTGTCCATGAGCACGGGGGTATctcctctgggtgctgctccATTGGCTCTgagggggagcagaatgaagtgaGTCTCCAGCATGGGACCCCAGTCCCAGGATGCG contains:
- the LOC128903430 gene encoding olfactory receptor 5B21-like, producing MDGGQWVNGTPPVEFLLLGMSDDPSLQTLPFILSLVIYTVTVFGNILIVVLVMADQHLRTPMYFFLDNLSSLEICYSSTILSRLLASFLTGDKTISAHGCMAQFYFFSTSAGTECYLLAAMPYNRYLAICQPLLYASHMTWKVSLQLAAASWLGGLLLFAVLIFLLFQLKFYSPKAIDHFCDFTPLMELSCSDTNVLTGAALIFVFLDAVFPFLFTLASYVFIIAAILRIPSHQGRQKAFSTCSSHLTVVTLFYGTLIIVYMLPRTTPPRQLNKVFSFFYTVLTPLINALISSLRNREVREALWKVLRKAKACTQNSWREGDSRNKPLASLSQGQVLNTGRTSRSVCHCAYLKLAQG